From the genome of Haloterrigena sp. KLK7, one region includes:
- a CDS encoding ornithine cyclodeaminase family protein, producing MTSTLFLSSDDVTDLATPADYVDAVREGYRQRGEGAPAQPRSKFFRADPEGMLTSYAAVLPETGAMGGYMYSAGFGAGDAWFMTPLFDADSGAPLALLDGASMNPHKTGAAGAVAVDVLAREDADALAVIGSGAQARGQLRATATVREFSDIRVYSPTPENREAFAADFDDALAADVRAVDSSEAAVSGADVVITATKAGEPVFDGDALEPGTHVTAMGQYSPDKREVDTRTIERATYVPDLRERATFDSGEFMLAVQEGAVTEGDIHAELGEVVAGEAPGRTSDDEITLFDSGGTGIETVAAAHMLYERAEREGRGQTIEFAPASEALTGD from the coding sequence ATGACTTCGACCCTGTTTCTCTCGAGTGACGACGTGACCGACCTCGCGACGCCCGCCGACTACGTCGACGCCGTCCGCGAGGGGTACCGCCAGCGCGGCGAGGGCGCGCCCGCCCAGCCGCGCTCGAAGTTCTTCCGCGCCGACCCCGAGGGAATGCTGACGAGCTACGCGGCCGTCCTCCCCGAGACCGGCGCGATGGGCGGCTACATGTACAGCGCCGGCTTCGGTGCCGGTGACGCGTGGTTTATGACGCCCCTCTTCGACGCCGACAGCGGTGCCCCGCTCGCCCTGCTCGACGGCGCCAGCATGAACCCGCACAAGACCGGCGCGGCGGGCGCCGTCGCGGTCGACGTACTCGCACGCGAGGACGCGGACGCCCTCGCCGTCATCGGAAGCGGCGCGCAGGCGCGGGGCCAACTGCGCGCGACCGCGACCGTCCGCGAGTTCTCCGACATCCGGGTCTACTCGCCGACCCCTGAGAACCGCGAGGCCTTCGCCGCCGACTTCGACGACGCCCTCGCAGCCGACGTCCGCGCGGTCGACTCGAGCGAGGCCGCGGTCTCCGGTGCGGACGTCGTCATCACGGCGACGAAGGCCGGCGAGCCGGTGTTCGACGGCGACGCCCTCGAGCCCGGGACGCACGTCACGGCGATGGGCCAGTACTCGCCGGACAAACGGGAGGTGGACACGCGGACGATCGAGCGGGCGACGTACGTCCCCGACCTCCGAGAGCGCGCGACGTTCGACTCCGGCGAGTTCATGCTGGCCGTCCAGGAGGGCGCCGTCACCGAGGGCGACATCCACGCCGAACTGGGCGAGGTCGTCGCCGGCGAGGCGCCGGGGCGGACGAGCGACGACGAGATCACGCTCTTCGACAGCGGCGGGACGGGCATCGAGACGGTCGCCGCGGCGCACATGCTCTACGAGCGCGCCGAGCGCGAGGGGCGCGGACAGACGATCGAGTTCGCGCCCGCGAGCGAGGCGCTGACCGGCGACTGA